Proteins found in one Fulvitalea axinellae genomic segment:
- the glyA gene encoding serine hydroxymethyltransferase yields MQRDTQVFELISQEARRQEEGIELIASENFTSKQVMEAQGSVLTNKYAEGLPNKRYYGGCQVVDQVEQIAIDRVKELFGATWANVQPHSGAQANASVMLGVLEAGDKILGFDLSHGGHLTHGSTVNFSGKLYEPHFYGVEKETGLIDWEKVAEKAREVKPKLIICGASAYSRDWDYKRLREAADEVGALLLADISHPAGLIAKGLLNDPLEHCHIVTTTTHKTLRGPRGGLIMLRHDIENPMGYKTPKGVIKKLSQVLDGAVFPGTQGGPLEHVIAGKAIAFGEALTDEYAEYAKQVRANAQAMAKAFVAKGYDIISGGTDNHMMLIDLRSKGLTGKLAENTLVKADITINKNMVPFDDKSPFVTSGMRVGTAAVTTRGMKEADMATIVDLIDKVLMNNEDEAVIEETRKEVNALMKDFPLYD; encoded by the coding sequence ATGCAAAGAGACACGCAAGTATTTGAACTGATCTCTCAAGAGGCCCGCAGACAGGAAGAAGGAATCGAACTGATCGCCTCGGAAAATTTCACTTCGAAACAAGTGATGGAGGCCCAAGGAAGCGTTTTGACGAACAAATACGCTGAAGGGCTCCCGAACAAGCGTTATTACGGCGGTTGCCAGGTTGTAGACCAAGTAGAGCAAATCGCCATCGACCGCGTCAAGGAACTCTTCGGCGCGACTTGGGCCAACGTACAGCCGCACTCTGGCGCGCAGGCCAACGCCTCGGTTATGCTCGGCGTTCTTGAGGCCGGCGACAAGATCCTCGGCTTTGACCTTTCGCACGGCGGACACCTTACGCACGGATCCACCGTAAACTTCTCCGGAAAACTCTACGAACCGCATTTCTACGGCGTGGAAAAAGAGACCGGACTTATCGACTGGGAAAAAGTTGCCGAAAAAGCCCGCGAGGTAAAGCCTAAGCTCATCATCTGTGGCGCCTCGGCCTACAGCCGCGACTGGGACTACAAACGTCTCCGCGAAGCGGCCGACGAAGTTGGAGCCCTGTTGTTGGCCGACATCTCGCACCCCGCCGGACTGATCGCCAAAGGTTTGCTTAACGACCCGTTGGAGCATTGCCACATCGTGACAACCACTACGCACAAAACCCTTCGCGGACCACGCGGCGGTTTGATCATGTTGCGCCACGACATCGAAAACCCGATGGGCTACAAGACTCCAAAAGGAGTAATCAAGAAACTTTCGCAGGTTTTGGACGGCGCGGTATTCCCGGGCACCCAAGGCGGTCCTTTGGAACACGTTATCGCCGGTAAAGCCATCGCCTTCGGCGAAGCTTTGACTGACGAGTACGCCGAATACGCCAAGCAAGTCCGCGCCAATGCGCAGGCTATGGCCAAGGCTTTCGTCGCTAAAGGTTACGACATCATCTCTGGCGGAACGGACAACCACATGATGCTGATCGACCTTCGTTCGAAAGGCCTCACCGGTAAACTCGCCGAGAACACGTTGGTAAAAGCCGACATCACCATCAACAAAAACATGGTGCCGTTTGACGATAAGTCGCCTTTCGTTACTTCAGGTATGCGTGTAGGTACGGCCGCCGTCACCACACGTGGTATGAAGGAAGCCGATATGGCCACAATCGTTGATTTGATCGACAAAGTGTTGATGAATAACGAAGACGAAGCCGTAATCGAAGAGACAAGAAAAGAGGTTAACGCCCTTATGAAGGATTTCCCTTTGTACGACTAA
- a CDS encoding AraC family transcriptional regulator translates to MLSITEDTAVDQAFSLRRVEYEVGKEVSRATDYHKIIFLEQADGFYYEEGNRKLLSAPGVYWLKPGEALDWEFTGSGRGVELTVSDDWVSQEGEEHETALGRILELRHVVLEADTWGELDGLLAELEKEFSLIDFGSVSCARHLFWALVFRVCGLLDKVKREEQTGPPALNLVRRFQGLIGERFLDYQKVREYAVMLGITPQYLNEISQKGLGMTASEAIRQRLLTESKWMLLYSDMHVSDIASSLGFSDTSHFGKFFKGYEVLTPTAYRKGFLTK, encoded by the coding sequence ATGTTGAGCATTACGGAAGATACTGCGGTAGACCAAGCGTTCAGTTTGCGACGAGTGGAATATGAGGTTGGGAAAGAGGTCTCGAGAGCTACCGATTACCATAAGATAATTTTTTTGGAACAGGCGGACGGTTTCTACTATGAGGAAGGAAATCGCAAGCTATTGTCAGCGCCGGGCGTCTACTGGCTAAAGCCCGGAGAGGCTTTGGATTGGGAGTTTACCGGAAGCGGGCGTGGCGTGGAGCTGACTGTATCCGATGATTGGGTTTCGCAAGAAGGCGAAGAGCATGAAACGGCTCTTGGCCGTATTTTGGAGCTTCGGCACGTTGTGTTGGAAGCCGATACTTGGGGTGAGCTTGACGGACTGTTGGCCGAGCTTGAAAAAGAGTTTTCGTTAATTGACTTTGGTTCAGTTTCTTGTGCCCGTCACCTGTTTTGGGCTTTGGTTTTCCGGGTTTGTGGTCTTCTGGATAAAGTTAAACGGGAAGAGCAAACGGGACCTCCGGCGTTGAATCTTGTCCGTCGTTTTCAGGGATTGATAGGCGAACGCTTCTTGGATTACCAGAAAGTGCGGGAATATGCGGTGATGTTGGGAATCACGCCCCAATACTTGAACGAGATTAGCCAGAAAGGTTTGGGGATGACAGCCAGCGAGGCAATTCGCCAGCGTTTGTTGACCGAGTCAAAGTGGATGTTGCTTTATTCGGACATGCACGTATCGGACATCGCCTCAAGTCTGGGATTCAGCGATACATCTCATTTCGGTAAATTCTTCAAGGGGTACGAGGTGTTGACTCCTACCGCTTATCGCAAAGGTTTTTTGACAAAATAA
- a CDS encoding MarC family protein, giving the protein MSDYITFAIGLLSITNPIGSTAIFASLTNERTQTERNCIARTAGLAIFCLLLLSVWTGSGVLQLFNINIHAFEVAGGIILGIMGVDMLHTRTSSVQHTEHENDEASGREDIAIVPVSIPLTVGPAAITSIIVSSHKMPTLLEKGVMSIACLGVAVIIWLCLRFSGHIYKFLGKTGMNIIVRIMGILLTSIAVEMVIKGVLFLMPGLGPEAQH; this is encoded by the coding sequence ATGAGTGATTATATCACTTTCGCGATAGGCTTACTTTCCATTACAAACCCTATCGGCAGTACAGCGATTTTCGCCAGCCTAACCAACGAGAGGACTCAAACAGAACGAAACTGCATAGCCCGAACGGCTGGACTGGCAATCTTTTGCCTCTTGCTTCTGTCCGTCTGGACTGGCTCCGGAGTCCTCCAACTTTTCAACATCAACATACACGCATTCGAAGTGGCCGGCGGTATCATCTTAGGAATTATGGGCGTAGATATGCTCCATACCCGAACCAGCTCCGTCCAACATACCGAACACGAAAACGACGAAGCCTCTGGCCGTGAGGATATCGCTATTGTCCCCGTATCCATACCACTAACCGTAGGCCCCGCCGCCATCACGTCCATAATCGTCTCCAGCCACAAAATGCCGACTCTGCTGGAAAAAGGCGTTATGAGCATAGCCTGCCTAGGAGTGGCAGTTATAATTTGGCTCTGTCTCCGGTTTTCGGGACATATCTACAAATTCCTCGGAAAAACAGGCATGAACATAATCGTAAGGATAATGGGAATACTACTTACCTCGATCGCTGTGGAAATGGTGATCAAAGGAGTCCTTTTTCTAATGCCCGGCTTAGGGCCCGAAGCCCAACACTAG
- a CDS encoding YihY/virulence factor BrkB family protein, with the protein MKKINFSEIEKFFTKDIWVSKFSGLSRPMLIGLRVLRIVWLAVKGFFEDRCMLQASGLTYYTLLSVVPVLALAFAIAKGFGYDQVLEREILSGLEGHEQVAKQALEFARSMLKNTKGGPLAVVGIVVLLYSTMSLLFNIEEAVNDIWDLRVSRPLNRKLTDYLTILISTPLLVIIAGSMTVYISGEVENVASKYELLRFAQPLIYKSLKLTSVGLLWIAFTMLFYIMPYTKVSIRAAFISGAVTGTAFHLLQWGLIAFQIGVARYNAIYGSFAALPLFLLWLQLSWSVILFGAELAYAIQHVRLFTFSKGDLKLSVRDRHVMFVAVCRFVVLRFMEDGKAPTASDISRKLQLPLLYVQRSLGSLVSSGLLSVVKVNYAEAPAYQPALDPNKITLAYALEKMDDYGKITVDFPKGKDIVTVREYMDGLNELFRESDRNKLLHEL; encoded by the coding sequence ATGAAGAAAATTAATTTTTCCGAAATAGAAAAGTTTTTCACCAAAGACATTTGGGTTTCGAAATTCAGCGGGTTATCCCGTCCAATGCTGATTGGGTTACGAGTTTTGAGGATTGTTTGGCTGGCGGTGAAGGGCTTTTTCGAAGACCGATGCATGTTGCAGGCTTCGGGCCTTACGTATTATACTCTGCTGTCGGTGGTGCCGGTTCTGGCCTTGGCTTTCGCGATAGCGAAAGGCTTCGGTTATGATCAGGTGCTTGAACGCGAGATTCTTAGCGGACTTGAGGGGCACGAGCAGGTTGCCAAACAGGCGTTGGAATTTGCTCGAAGTATGTTGAAAAATACGAAAGGGGGGCCGTTGGCTGTGGTTGGTATTGTCGTTCTTCTTTATTCTACAATGAGCCTGTTGTTTAATATTGAGGAGGCAGTCAACGATATCTGGGATCTGAGAGTGTCCAGACCTTTGAACCGAAAGCTTACTGATTATTTGACGATTTTGATATCGACTCCTCTTCTGGTGATAATAGCGGGGAGTATGACCGTATATATAAGTGGCGAGGTTGAGAATGTGGCGTCAAAATACGAGTTGTTGCGTTTTGCGCAACCTCTTATATATAAGTCTTTGAAACTCACATCTGTGGGGCTTTTGTGGATAGCGTTTACGATGCTGTTTTATATAATGCCGTATACGAAGGTGAGTATCAGGGCCGCTTTTATATCTGGCGCCGTGACCGGAACCGCTTTTCATCTGTTGCAGTGGGGGTTGATTGCTTTCCAGATCGGAGTGGCCCGATATAACGCTATTTACGGCAGTTTTGCCGCTTTGCCATTATTTCTCCTTTGGTTGCAGTTGAGTTGGAGTGTGATACTTTTTGGGGCGGAACTGGCTTACGCTATTCAGCATGTACGTTTGTTTACTTTTTCCAAAGGAGACCTGAAGCTTAGTGTCAGGGACAGGCACGTTATGTTCGTGGCTGTTTGCCGTTTTGTCGTTTTACGCTTTATGGAAGATGGAAAGGCCCCGACCGCTTCGGATATTAGTAGGAAACTGCAATTGCCTTTGCTGTACGTCCAGCGTTCGTTGGGTTCTCTGGTGAGTTCGGGTTTGCTGTCGGTGGTGAAAGTCAATTATGCGGAAGCTCCCGCTTATCAGCCGGCTTTGGATCCAAACAAAATCACACTCGCTTACGCTTTGGAAAAAATGGACGATTACGGCAAAATAACGGTGGATTTCCCGAAGGGTAAAGATATCGTAACGGTGAGGGAATATATGGACGGGTTGAATGAGCTGTTCAGAGAAAGTGATCGTAATAAGTTGTTGCACGAATTGTAA
- the ispF gene encoding 2-C-methyl-D-erythritol 2,4-cyclodiphosphate synthase encodes MKIRVGFGYDVHQLKEGEEFWLGGIKLEHTKGAVGHSDADVLIHVICDALLGAANMRDIGYHFADTDPKFKGIDSKILLKDVVALIREKGYEIGNIDSTVCLQLPKVNPHISEMKKCLAEVMGIDTDDVSIKATTTEKLGFVGRQEGVSAYATVLIQKF; translated from the coding sequence ATGAAAATCAGAGTCGGCTTCGGTTATGACGTGCACCAATTAAAAGAAGGTGAAGAATTTTGGCTCGGCGGAATCAAATTGGAACACACCAAGGGCGCCGTTGGCCACTCAGACGCCGATGTGCTGATCCACGTAATCTGCGATGCCCTTCTGGGCGCGGCCAACATGCGGGACATCGGATACCATTTCGCCGATACCGACCCGAAATTCAAAGGTATAGACAGCAAGATTCTACTGAAAGACGTCGTTGCGCTGATCAGGGAAAAAGGCTACGAAATCGGCAACATCGACTCTACCGTTTGCCTTCAGCTTCCGAAAGTAAATCCGCACATATCAGAAATGAAAAAGTGCTTGGCCGAAGTAATGGGAATCGACACCGATGACGTGTCCATCAAAGCCACCACAACCGAAAAACTGGGCTTTGTAGGTAGGCAAGAAGGCGTATCGGCTTACGCCACCGTTTTGATCCAGAAATTCTGA
- a CDS encoding dihydrolipoamide acetyltransferase family protein: protein MAIIEMLMPSLGESVFEATVLGWLKNEGDPISEDESALEVATDKVDTEVPSVHEGVIHKILVKEGEVAKVGQALALIEIEGEGEEPTEAPATAETETETAPQAPQTETQSPSAPTATGETASGDNRFYSPLVRTIAKTENISSEELANIPGSGRDNRVTKADILAYLENRTAGATTQEVAKPATNVSNGQTPQPTFTPAPVSVSGDDEIIEMDRMRKMIAERMVASKHTAPHVTSFVEADVTGIVNWRNKVKNTFAQKHGEKITFMPIFIEAIAKALNDFPMMNVSVDGDNIIRRKDINIGIAVALPSGNLIVPVIRNADRLNLTGLTKAINDLAVRARENKLRPDELSGGTYTVSNIGSFGNISGTPIIMQPQVGILALGAIVKKPAVIETPDGDMIGIRQKMILSHSYDHRVVDGALGGMFVKRVGEYLEAFDTQLSV from the coding sequence ATGGCAATCATAGAAATGTTGATGCCCAGTTTGGGCGAGAGTGTGTTCGAAGCCACCGTTTTGGGCTGGCTAAAGAACGAAGGAGACCCGATCTCTGAAGACGAGTCAGCACTCGAAGTGGCGACAGACAAGGTGGACACCGAAGTCCCTTCCGTCCACGAAGGCGTAATCCACAAGATTCTCGTAAAAGAGGGCGAAGTGGCGAAAGTCGGCCAGGCTCTCGCCCTGATTGAAATTGAGGGAGAAGGTGAGGAACCGACTGAAGCTCCGGCTACAGCCGAGACCGAAACTGAGACCGCTCCGCAAGCACCTCAGACAGAGACTCAAAGCCCTAGCGCACCGACAGCAACCGGAGAAACCGCTTCTGGAGACAACCGTTTCTATTCGCCATTGGTCCGCACTATCGCTAAAACCGAGAATATCTCGAGCGAAGAACTTGCGAACATTCCTGGCTCAGGACGTGACAACAGAGTTACAAAAGCCGATATTCTCGCTTATCTGGAAAACAGAACTGCGGGAGCCACAACACAGGAGGTAGCGAAACCGGCGACAAACGTCTCGAACGGACAAACTCCGCAACCGACTTTTACTCCGGCACCTGTCAGCGTAAGTGGCGACGACGAAATCATCGAGATGGACCGCATGCGCAAGATGATCGCCGAACGCATGGTAGCTTCCAAACATACCGCTCCTCACGTAACTTCATTCGTAGAAGCGGACGTTACGGGAATCGTAAACTGGCGGAACAAGGTGAAAAACACGTTTGCGCAAAAGCATGGTGAGAAAATCACGTTTATGCCGATTTTCATCGAAGCCATAGCCAAAGCACTGAACGACTTCCCGATGATGAACGTGTCCGTAGACGGAGACAACATTATCAGGCGCAAGGACATCAACATCGGCATAGCCGTGGCTTTGCCTTCCGGCAACTTAATCGTTCCCGTAATCCGCAACGCAGACAGGCTCAACCTCACCGGCCTAACCAAAGCTATCAACGATTTGGCCGTTAGGGCACGCGAAAACAAACTTCGTCCCGACGAACTTTCCGGCGGAACTTATACGGTCAGCAACATCGGTTCGTTCGGCAATATTTCCGGCACGCCTATCATTATGCAACCGCAGGTGGGGATTCTGGCTCTGGGAGCGATCGTGAAAAAGCCCGCAGTGATCGAGACTCCTGACGGAGACATGATCGGAATCCGCCAAAAGATGATTCTTTCGCATTCCTACGACCACCGAGTGGTGGACGGAGCCTTGGGCGGAATGTTCGTAAAAAGGGTAGGCGAATACCTTGAGGCTTTTGACACTCAGTTGAGCGTTTAG
- a CDS encoding YfiT family bacillithiol transferase, translated as MEHLRFPIGHFHAPEMIIPSDIEQWIEDIEKFPMLLTEELIGLSQEQLEWSYRPDGWSIRQLTHHCADSHMNSFIRFKLALTEDKPVIKPYEEALWAKLPDNESDVTESLFILKGLHARWVQLLKNLSYKDLDREFVHPENGQTVSVAENIGIYAWHGKHHLEHIRLAKGFKGDMAKALEIL; from the coding sequence ATGGAACATTTACGCTTTCCGATCGGACACTTTCACGCCCCGGAAATGATCATTCCCAGCGATATCGAACAGTGGATTGAAGACATCGAAAAATTCCCGATGCTCTTGACCGAGGAGCTTATCGGTCTTAGCCAGGAACAACTCGAATGGAGTTACAGACCCGACGGTTGGAGTATTCGTCAGCTAACCCACCACTGTGCCGACAGTCATATGAATTCGTTCATTCGCTTCAAACTGGCCCTGACGGAAGACAAACCCGTCATAAAACCCTATGAAGAAGCTCTTTGGGCCAAGCTTCCCGACAACGAATCGGATGTGACAGAATCACTTTTTATCCTCAAAGGCCTGCATGCCCGATGGGTACAGCTTCTGAAAAACCTCAGCTACAAAGACCTTGACAGAGAATTCGTACATCCGGAAAACGGTCAAACGGTAAGCGTAGCCGAAAACATCGGAATATACGCTTGGCACGGTAAGCACCACCTCGAGCATATCCGCCTTGCCAAAGGCTTTAAAGGGGACATGGCCAAGGCTCTGGAAATTTTATAA
- a CDS encoding phage holin family protein, whose translation MKEKIAKWLRLEELAENLIGYAEARIELTKVRMQEQACKLVANFAVTLIIALAFTFFAGLASFTTGLFLGQLLDNTALGFFILSVISALIVAVLYYYRKSLIQSTMDKVFEVMNEKEEDQNDNKDKTAE comes from the coding sequence ATGAAGGAAAAGATAGCCAAATGGCTCAGGCTTGAGGAATTAGCGGAAAACCTTATCGGCTATGCGGAGGCGCGCATCGAACTCACCAAAGTCAGAATGCAGGAACAGGCCTGCAAGCTTGTCGCCAATTTTGCGGTCACTCTGATTATCGCCCTGGCGTTTACTTTTTTTGCGGGCTTGGCCAGTTTTACCACAGGGCTCTTCCTCGGACAGTTACTCGACAATACCGCTCTCGGTTTTTTTATCCTCAGCGTTATTTCCGCTTTAATTGTCGCCGTTTTGTATTATTATAGAAAATCACTGATCCAAAGTACCATGGACAAGGTGTTTGAAGTGATGAACGAAAAAGAAGAGGACCAAAATGACAACAAGGACAAAACCGCTGAATAA
- a CDS encoding geranylgeranylglyceryl/heptaprenylglyceryl phosphate synthase, producing the protein MTKTTLSTSQRKKPMNSKSKFEEWKARISEGKKSFAVLIDPDKIGNEQEAITIAKHCDANSVDWIFVGGSLLTRNNTKKVVESIKATTDIPVVLFPGDATQVCPSADILLFLSLVSGRNPEYLIGQHIKAAPIIKETELEVWPTAYILVESGKKTSVSYISNTEPIPSDKPEIASCTALASEMLGMKCVYLEAGSGAEHPVPEEMIRRVRKDMTLPLIVGGGIRSAEKAQQALIAGADMIVIGNAIEKNPGLMTEVSECILKMNRLDVHQ; encoded by the coding sequence ATGACCAAGACAACACTATCGACATCGCAACGGAAGAAGCCGATGAACAGTAAGAGTAAATTTGAGGAGTGGAAAGCCCGAATATCAGAAGGGAAGAAATCTTTTGCCGTACTTATTGATCCCGACAAAATCGGGAATGAACAAGAGGCGATAACCATCGCCAAGCACTGCGATGCCAATAGTGTGGATTGGATCTTTGTCGGCGGAAGCCTCCTGACCAGAAACAACACCAAAAAAGTAGTTGAGAGCATAAAAGCCACCACAGACATTCCCGTAGTCCTTTTTCCTGGCGACGCCACACAAGTTTGCCCGTCAGCGGATATATTGCTTTTTCTCTCTTTAGTCTCTGGCCGAAATCCGGAATACCTGATCGGTCAGCACATCAAAGCCGCGCCGATAATCAAAGAAACCGAACTTGAGGTTTGGCCTACGGCCTATATATTGGTGGAATCTGGGAAAAAGACCTCCGTATCTTATATCAGCAATACGGAACCGATACCTTCCGACAAGCCTGAAATAGCGTCCTGCACGGCCTTGGCTTCCGAAATGTTGGGCATGAAGTGCGTTTACCTCGAAGCTGGAAGCGGAGCCGAACACCCCGTACCCGAAGAGATGATCCGAAGAGTGCGCAAAGACATGACATTACCGTTAATTGTGGGAGGCGGAATACGCTCGGCCGAAAAAGCCCAACAAGCCTTGATTGCCGGTGCGGATATGATCGTGATAGGAAACGCCATAGAAAAAAACCCCGGCCTGATGACCGAGGTTTCTGAATGTATTTTAAAGATGAATCGCTTAGATGTTCATCAGTGA
- a CDS encoding AraC family transcriptional regulator: MEDYNKIIESLGVKFKKAKNIKILQPLSISNFYDVDNTIIILNKGEIRFGENNEKVKEGQILFVPGGRMMPIHYGQGKGDSLTNDDFITRKGDYFKSFHYSELEDTVSENYSYITFEAKVFDSVNFFNSLDIPPFIIEKSDRITQIMRTMLKENVSELAGSERVVKINTEYLVVEVVRYIIKNRLFVEQLATNSTYFKDPRLIDIFSYIKENLSGDLSNKILANVANVSEDYVGQYFKMLTGINPQDYIEYQRMEKAVNLLRTTKKSIREIGKEVGYKDTAYFCRRFKMMFGIPAGKMRRRESLMNI, translated from the coding sequence ATGGAAGATTATAATAAGATCATCGAGTCGTTAGGCGTAAAGTTCAAGAAGGCCAAGAACATCAAAATATTGCAACCTTTGTCGATTTCGAATTTCTACGATGTCGATAACACGATCATTATTCTAAACAAAGGCGAGATTCGTTTTGGTGAGAATAATGAGAAGGTGAAAGAAGGTCAAATCCTTTTTGTGCCTGGTGGACGCATGATGCCGATCCACTATGGTCAAGGAAAAGGCGATTCGCTGACAAACGACGATTTCATTACTCGTAAAGGTGACTATTTCAAGAGCTTCCACTATTCGGAACTTGAGGATACGGTTTCTGAAAACTACAGCTACATTACTTTCGAAGCTAAGGTTTTTGATTCGGTAAACTTCTTCAACTCGCTTGATATCCCTCCTTTCATTATCGAGAAATCGGACCGCATTACCCAGATTATGCGTACGATGCTCAAGGAAAACGTATCGGAATTGGCCGGTAGCGAGCGTGTAGTGAAGATCAACACCGAATACCTTGTGGTTGAGGTTGTTCGTTACATCATCAAGAACAGGCTCTTCGTGGAGCAATTGGCTACGAACAGCACATACTTCAAGGATCCAAGACTTATCGATATCTTCTCTTATATCAAAGAGAACCTGTCGGGTGATCTTTCAAACAAGATCTTGGCAAACGTTGCGAACGTGTCTGAGGATTATGTTGGTCAGTATTTCAAGATGTTGACGGGTATCAACCCTCAAGATTACATCGAGTACCAGCGTATGGAGAAGGCTGTAAACCTGTTGAGAACTACCAAGAAGAGTATCCGCGAAATCGGAAAAGAGGTGGGGTACAAGGATACCGCTTACTTCTGCCGTCGATTCAAGATGATGTTCGGTATCCCTGCGGGTAAGATGAGAAGAAGAGAATCACTGATGAACATCTAA
- a CDS encoding DUF493 family protein has translation MSTDHEEQIARFKEKLEAQHKFPGPYLFKFIVPSAKIAELKGKVLKGVSWIEKPSRNGRFVSLTAKVRVKSSDEVIQVYQKAKEVEGLMSL, from the coding sequence ATGAGTACCGACCACGAAGAACAGATAGCGAGGTTCAAAGAAAAACTCGAAGCCCAACACAAATTCCCAGGGCCGTATTTATTCAAATTCATTGTTCCCTCCGCAAAAATCGCCGAACTGAAAGGCAAGGTATTAAAAGGGGTTTCGTGGATTGAGAAACCTTCCAGAAACGGGCGCTTCGTTTCGCTTACCGCCAAGGTTAGGGTAAAATCAAGCGACGAAGTGATTCAGGTTTACCAAAAAGCTAAAGAAGTTGAGGGGTTGATGTCTCTCTAA
- the hemA gene encoding glutamyl-tRNA reductase: MFNNFKVVGLSFKKAPIEIREKVALDEAGCRRFVGFAKEHLGVSEVFAISTCNRTEIYYCSDSDLKEELVQLLCCVKALGHGREYSSHFWSITDHQEALRYLFRVAMGLEAKVVGDIQISNQVKRAYQWSADEGCSGPLVHRLLHAVFYTNKRVTLETAFRDGGASVAYVASEMAERHATQFIQPKILVLGIGEIGTDVCRNLTGAVNGTVYVTNRTYSKAEALAQECGFETWDFTDVENAIKSCDIIICSVARDEPFITQSFVAEMDIPGYKHFIDLSVPRSIEPEVEQVPGATLYDIDTLAAQAGKAQQKRIEAIPAVEAIIEESIADFNEWSRNMTFSPTIQRMKQTLEEIREESVARFKKNASDKEAALIDKATKAMIQKIIKLPVLQLKAACKRDDAATLIGALNDLFDLEKDVARQGQEEMAANG, from the coding sequence ATGTTCAATAACTTTAAAGTGGTGGGGCTTTCTTTCAAAAAAGCGCCCATTGAAATCAGGGAAAAAGTGGCCTTGGACGAGGCCGGATGCAGACGTTTTGTGGGCTTCGCCAAAGAGCATTTGGGCGTGAGCGAGGTGTTTGCCATCTCTACCTGCAACAGGACGGAAATCTACTATTGCTCAGACTCTGACCTGAAGGAAGAGCTAGTGCAGTTGCTGTGTTGCGTAAAAGCCTTGGGCCACGGAAGGGAATATTCTTCGCATTTTTGGTCGATCACCGATCATCAGGAAGCTTTAAGATACCTTTTTCGCGTAGCGATGGGGCTGGAAGCAAAAGTGGTTGGCGATATCCAGATTTCGAACCAAGTGAAAAGAGCTTACCAGTGGTCTGCGGACGAGGGATGCTCCGGACCGTTGGTGCACCGCTTATTACACGCCGTTTTCTATACTAATAAAAGAGTGACGCTGGAAACAGCTTTCCGTGACGGCGGAGCCTCCGTGGCCTACGTTGCTTCGGAAATGGCTGAACGGCATGCCACGCAGTTTATACAACCCAAGATCTTGGTGCTCGGTATCGGGGAAATCGGAACGGATGTTTGCCGTAACCTGACAGGCGCCGTAAACGGAACGGTTTACGTAACCAACCGGACCTATTCCAAAGCCGAGGCGCTGGCTCAAGAGTGCGGTTTTGAGACCTGGGATTTCACCGATGTTGAAAACGCGATCAAGAGTTGCGACATTATCATCTGCTCGGTGGCCCGTGACGAGCCTTTTATCACGCAAAGCTTTGTGGCTGAGATGGATATTCCAGGCTACAAACACTTTATTGACCTTTCCGTACCGCGTAGTATTGAGCCGGAAGTGGAACAAGTTCCCGGCGCAACGCTGTACGATATCGATACGTTGGCGGCCCAGGCTGGAAAAGCCCAGCAAAAAAGAATTGAGGCTATTCCCGCCGTGGAAGCCATAATTGAAGAGTCCATTGCGGATTTCAACGAGTGGTCGAGAAACATGACCTTCTCCCCTACCATCCAACGGATGAAACAGACCTTGGAGGAAATTCGGGAAGAGTCCGTTGCCCGTTTCAAGAAAAACGCAAGCGACAAAGAAGCCGCTCTCATAGATAAGGCGACAAAGGCGATGATTCAGAAAATCATCAAGTTGCCGGTATTGCAGCTCAAAGCGGCCTGTAAACGCGACGATGCCGCAACCTTGATAGGCGCACTTAACGATTTGTTTGATTTGGAAAAAGACGTTGCCCGACAAGGACAAGAAGAAATGGCCGCAAACGGCTAA